Genomic segment of Desulfovibrio sp.:
GCCGTCGGGTGATGGCTCAAGGATGAACCTATGTTTAGATGGCTTTGCATGGGTTCCAGACCCCTTCCTCCGGTTTTTACCCCTGACGAACTTATGTCGGACCGATTGCGGTCGCGAATCCATGGCCACTTCATGTATTATTTCGACAGTCTGTCAACAGTGGAATGGCTTGTCGTTTATGGCCGCATGAGTGAGGCGGCCCAGGCATGGACCTCATTATCCGCCCAGGTGGAAGTCTTGTGCGACTTGATCCATCAGGCACTGGATTTGGCCGGAATAAATCGCGAAGACTGTGCTGCGAAGGCCCTGTTGACTCAACTCGACGGTGGCCCGGCTTTTGCCCCCCTTGACGGCGAGTTCGAACAAACTTCTCTGCCCTCCCCTCCTCCAACCGTCCTGCTGAAGAATCTTGCCTTGGCTAGAAGCAAGATTGAAATAGTTTTTCTGACCTTCAAACGCCACTTTTATCATTTGATGGGGACAAGTCAGGATGACTATGCGCATCGGCGCGGTGCCTGGAAATGCAGGATTTTTCTTCACATTCTGGCGGGCATGTTGATTATCGCCATGGCCATCGTAGGCGGCTCTTATTTTAATACACGTCTTAAAGCTAATTTCATTATCCGCCCCTTGAATCTACTGGCACCAGGCTCGCCCGACACTGTGCGCGTGGGCGGCCTGAACCCCATGGAAACGGGAGGGGCTGGGCCGTTTGCCTGGGCCGAAGGGCCACGCCTCTTGATCGCGTTCTCCATCGGCAGCCCCGCCCCGGTTCGCCTGACTTTCCGTTTCGGGAATCCAATTGCCCACCAGACGATCATGGTCCGGGCCAACGGAGAAGAGTGTAGGTCATATCGAGATATTCCCGTGACCCCCCACGGAGTGACATCCGTCGAAGGCTCACTCGAAATGAACGCAAAAGCGGGCCTCAATACCTTGGAATTCGACTTTGAAAAGTACAACGGCTTCGAGAACTTGTTCGCCCCGGGTGATCCTCGTCCTCTAGCCGCTCCTTTTTTTGAGCTGACCATCGTCCGCGTGCCATGACTTGGTTGATGGTTATATCAGGTGATCAAACTCCAGACAGCTATGTTTAGTCGAAAAGTCGGCTAGAACCGTTGAGGAAAATACCCTCCATGCCAATAATGACCCTCTTTGGACGACATTCCTCGGCAGTTGCTGGTCTCGCTCTCGGACTTAGCCTGATCGCGGCCACCCCGTGCATCACTAACCCTTTCATTAAGACGTTATGGGTGCCGACGCTCTTAGGCCTAGCAATCATCTGGAGTCGCCAGTACGACCAGAAACAGCCAAGCTGGAATAGAATCCCCGTCGTCGCGGCATGCACCTATCTTTGCCTACAACTCGGCTCGGGCTTGCTTCTAAGTGCGGACTTTTATCTCCACACCTCCTGGGCTCAGTGTCAGGATACCATGATAAGCGGTAGAGAAATTCTGAAGATTTGGCTGCTCCGGCATGGCCAAAACATATACCCGGAATTGAGAGACTTTCCTTTTCTGGTCACTTTGTACACCCCGGGGTATTATTTGGTTTGCGCGGCATGGCTCGTGGCGACAGGCAATCCGGCCTTGTCAGCCTCGTCGGTAAGTTTTCTATCCTTAATCGCACTGTGCATGGCGATGGGCGTATGGTTGCGGCGAGAAACTGACCGACCTTGGCTTGCCCTTGTTACAGTGGGGCTTTTTCTTGTAAACCCCTATATCATCAATACAGGGTTGCTGGCGCGTCCAGATTTCTCAGCTTGGTCCCTGGCCATACTGGGAACGTATCTATTTCTCGCGCCGGGCAGGGAAAAACCTAGTCAGTTGCAGATATTGGCTGGCTGTTTAGTTCTATGCTTAGGTCCATTCTTCAAACAGCAGACCCTACCTATCGTCCTTGCGTGCGCAACCGTTTGCGTATTCAAACCACACCTCTGGAAGCGATGCCTGGGCTTGGCAGGAATGGGACTGGCTCTTGGTTTGGCGTCTCTTGCTGTATTGCAATTAGGAACCGACGGAAACTTTCTGACCCATTCCTTCCTTTATCCGATCAAGCTGGCCGGCGACGTGTCTATTACCAATTGGTCTAATGCTGCTGAAAGGATCCTGGAATTCACCAGACAGCAATTCATTCTCCTCGGGCTGTATGGGGCAGCCCTGCTTTACGGATTCGCGCAACGCAGGCTCCACGTCCTTGATTGGCTCATCCTTATCCATACTCCTTTTCTCCTGAAACTCGTCATGACTTGGGGAGCGGCGTCTAACTATTGGTGGGGTATGCTGGCTCTCCTTTTCCTGCGTGTAGGCATTTTTATGGGTGAAGTGACCAATAAACTGCCCGTAGGCCCGTCCATTGCTTTGGTGGGCCTTCTTGCTCTGTGTCCGCAATCCCTTGCCCCGTCCAGTTGGGGGGCTGCGTTTTCTGCCCGCGTGCCTGCTTCAGACGGTCTTCGCTTGGCCGAGGCCATCCAAAGGATTGATCAGGGCGAAGTTTTGATCAACGCTGAGGCCAGCCCTCCCCTACTTTCAAAGGACTTCACACAGCGTTTTCAGTTCTTTGATTCAATTGAAACTCAATTTTTCGAAGCCGTTGGCCTCTGGCGTTTCATAGACTCAAAGATGTATCGCGACATATCCAACAAGCGCTTCGCTGCAGTTGTCCTTGGCAAAACATTCATGAACCATGCCATCCCCTTAAGCATACTCAATTACTACCACGTGGATCAAACTATTGGCCCATATACATTATATAAGCCGTTGCCCGGAAGCACCATTCTCTACTCCGTTCCAACTGATCAGACGGTATACTCTCCACCCCTCACTCTACGTTTAACAGAAATCGATGGAGTGTATGTTAAACAAAGCTTTAACGCTTTTTCAATATCCAAGACTGAAGAGGCCAATCTTGGGTATGTTGTATTTACTTTAGATGGATTGGAACCAATGCGTTCTGTGAATGTCTGCTTCTTTCCGAAGGTAGTACACTACGGCCCTGGAAGCATGCTATCTTGTGAATGGTCAACAGATGGTGTGAATTTTACTAATTTTTTAGACTACTACGGTACAATTAATGACATGAATAGCTCTTTACCTCATCAGAGAGTTAAAAAAGCGATACTCCTCGCGAATAAGAAGGTCTTCATACGGTTTATCATATACGGATCTGCGCAGTTGTGGTTCAATAGAGAGATGCCATTTGCATTCATTGTCAATTCAGAATAGTAAAATGCGGCTTAGGCATAATGAACCTCTTGAGAAGTGTGAGAAATCTGCTTGGATTCTTTCACGCCGACTGAGAGCGAGGGAAGCTTTCTGCAGAGATTAGGGCCATGTTGGCCTGGAGGCCTTGATCGGCGAATTGACTTTGTCTGAACTGGCGAGCAGTACGACGCTCACCCACACCACGTCCTGGAAGCGCCAAGCCAAGGACTGCAGGGTGTCGGCATTCTCCGGGGCCGCTGCCGTGAAGAAGGATGGTGAGGCAGAGCTTCGCGATCTGCACGCGCTGATCGGCCAACTGACCGTGGAAAAGGATTATTTGGAGAGAGCCTTCGCTCGACGGTGAGTCAGGAGCGGAGGCCCAGGATGATCGAACTGGTCATCCAAAGTTCATTATTTCCCGGCAATGCCGAATACTCGGTTTGCCCCGGTCGACATGGGATCATCGCCCCAAGGGAGAGAGCGTCATGAATCGTGGGCAGATGCGGCTCCACTTCAAATCAGTACATCTTTGTGGGGCGTGGTCGAACTCGAGCGTTAGATGGAGCTGACGGTGATGTCCAGAACCCAGGACCAAGACCCTACATCCTGAGCACAGAATCCACCCGTATCTCTTGCGAGGGATGCGGGTTGATCGACCGAATCACGCGTGGTGTGCGTTCATCACATATGTGCCTATCCTGCTCCCTTTTGGGTGAGCGGTTGGCCTGACTGAGTTTCCGTAGTTTCTTCACAGAAGGAGCATGGCCATGAAACGACGTAAGTGGAGCGCTGAGCAGATGGTACTCATCGTCCTCGAAGGCCTCCGAGGATGACCACTCGGCGAGTTGTGCAGTGTACAAGGTATTTCTCAAACTCAGTATAAGCAATGGCGAGACCGCTTTCTGGGAAACGCCCACCGTGTGTTCGAGACGGCCACTGTGGACAAGCGTACCCAGCGGTTTGAGTTAGCAAACGCCAAGTTCAAGGGACTGATCGGCGAAAGACCCTGAAGCAAATAAACGAATGGCTGGTCGTGATGAAGCGAGGGCCTTACGCCAAGGCGGCCACTAGCAATGCGGAGCTGTTGGAACGCATTCGTACCCTCAAGGCCGATCATCCTTTCTGGGGCTACCGCCGAATCTGGGCCCATCTGCGCTACGTTGACGAATGGAGCGTAGGCAAAAATCGGGTCCATCGGTTGATGAAGGAACACTGTCTCACGGTTCGAAGCAGTTTGCTGTTCAAGGCCAAGCGCAAGCCGACCGGCCACTAACCAAGGCTGACCAAGCCAAATCACTGGGGGGCATCGACATGACTAAGGTCATGATTGAAGACTTTGGATGGCTGTATTTGTGGTGATCGTGCTGGACGTGCACACCAAGAGGATCGTGGGCCACTATGCCGGGTTCCAGGCCCGGGAATGGCATTGGCTGACTGCCTTGAATAAGGCCGTGAACCGACAGTTTCCCGAAGGCACACGTAGCGCTGGCCTTAATCTGATGTCAGACAATGGCTTGTCAGCCGACCTCGGTGTGTTTCATGAAGGCCTGCAGGGCCAGGGGAGATAATCAGGCCTTCGAGGCGGAACAACTTGGCAGCGAGACTCTCCAGGCTGAAGCTTGTTAAATCGGGGACGGTACACGCCGGTAGCCCCTGAATGGGTGGTCAGCCTTGAGAGAGCAAATCCGGTCTAGCAGTTCGGCGTTTCGGGCGGCCACTTTGGCGTAGCAACCGCGCCTCTTCACGGCCAACCATCCGTTTTTTTTAACTCCAGGGTCAACTCGCCGACCAACCCTTTGAGATTGGCGTTCTCCAACTCAAGCCGCTGAGTGCGCTTGTCCAAGCTAGCAGTCTCAAAAACCCGGTAAGCATTGCCCAGGAAGCGATCGCGCCATTGGTAATACTGAGATTGAGAAATGCCGTGATAGTTGATCAACTCGCCAATCGGTCGTCCTCGAAGGCCTTCGAGGACGACCAGAGCCTTCTGCTCAGGGGGTCACTTACGTCGTTTCATGGCTCTTTTCCTCCCGGGGATCAGCCACGAAAACTCACTTAACGCAACCGCTCACCAAATGGGGGGCAGGATAAGCGGTGAAGGACCCTATCTAACCATGAAGGAGGCAGCGGGCTACTTTGACTACGCATCTGTTACTTTCAGAAGAATCATCTAAGACTACCGAATCAACCGCTACGGCCCGAAAAAGAACAAGTTCTCACAACCTGAGCTTGCGGCCTGGATGCAGAATCCCCAGGGCCTCTTGGACGAGCCCAGGATAACCTCCTCCAGGAAACCAAAACCGCTGGAGGTGTAGAATGAGTGTCCACTCAAGAGCCCGTGACGGCGCCTGGTTTGTTTCCTGGCGTAACGAGAACGGCAAGCAGCACAACATAATCACAGGCAAAGGCAGAGCGGGCCAGAGAGACGCCAATGAGCTGGACAAGGACATCAAGGCCAAGAAACGCGCAGGTCTTGAACCCGCCCCTGCCCGAACGGGACACACCTATCTTGACGACATCGCCCAGGCCTTCATTGACGCGAAGAAGGCCGAAGGCAAAAAGGCGAGTTGGCTGAAGCCATTCGCTTCTATGGTGCAAGCGAACTTTTATTGAGACCCACTGCCAGCGCCCGGCTAAGGATCTGACCTACTCCGACATCGTGAACGTCATAACCACCAACTACACATAGAAAAGCCCGACAACGAGATCCAGATACCTATCATCCATGAAGATCATGCTCGAATTCGCTGTTAATCATGGATATCTTGAGAAAAACCCATTTGCACTCTGGAAAATGCCGAAAGAGAAACCCAGGCGCTCCATGCTGACGGTTATCGACCTGATCCACATCATGGACAAAGCACCTCCCCACCTGCGCTGGGCCATGGATTTGGCTTTCAACCTGGGCGTCCGCACTGGCGAATCTGAGTGGCTGGCGCTCACCTGGGCCAATGTGGACTTCGTAAACGGCCTTGTGCGAGTCTATGCCACCAAAACCAACGACCTGGCGCAACGTACACGTCTCTGATGCGTTCCTGGCCCGCCTGACGCTAATGAAGGCACAGGCCATGACCGACCACCTGGTCGAGTACAGGTGCAAACCTGTGACCTGCCACCGCCGATCCTTCAGGACGGCATGCAAAGCTGCTGGAATAACCTACGATGTTATCACGTACGACATCCGGCACCTGTACGCGACGACTCTCCTTTCGCGCGGCGGCGACCTTGCTGCCGTCTCCAAGCAGACGGGGCACTCCAGCACCGTGATGACGGCGAATGTCTATTATCAGGAAATGGCGGGCGAAAAGAAACGAGTGGCGGAACTTCTAGCCTCAGCTGACACCAGTTTCTGAAGCGCCGGAAGGCCCTCGCCTCCAAAAGGTACAGGCCTCCATGTTATCCAGGGTGTTATCTACATAAAGATTTCAGGGGTTAGGCTTAAAACCAAACCCCTGAAATCTTTGGTGGAGCTGGACGGAATCGAACCGACGACCTCTTGAATGCCAGGAATGGGTGCCTCCAAGGTAACGCTTTAAAATATTTTTCTTTTTGCAGATGGATGTCACCTACCACCCGGTAAATCGTTGCAAAAAGTGACGAAAAATGGTGACCCCAGCGCATAACAAGCAGATATCATTCCAGTAAATGCCACATTGATGCATATGCCTAAAATAATACACTATTGCCTCCTGCCTGTTCGCGCTTGTTTACTACCAAGGGACACTGGGGAATTCGGGTAATCTGCGTGAAGGGAATGTGGCTCCACCCAATTCTTGCCTTGACAATTACTAAATTCTATACGTTAGGTGGCCACGGGGAGTCAGTAATACCTGCGAGTGAACAGCTGTTTTACACACGACCTACACTCCTGACGCCAATGGAATCTAAGAGGGTCACGCAGAGAAGCCGCTCGCAGCGTGCTAAGACAAAATACATTACTATTTCTACTATTACTTCTTGCTCTCAGGCTGAACATATCCCTTTCTTTCTCGAGAAAGATCACACCCAAGAGACTTCCATTCTCTCTGCACGAAGCGTGGCCCAATACTTGTTCTCTGAAAAAAATGGCTCGCAAGTCGCTTCGTAAATTTGACGACTTGTCTTTTGGTTGGAGCATAGGTCGTTTAAGAATTGCTTCAAGGTAGACATGGGTATCTCATTTAACGCATTTTATTTACGAGCTGTAAATAGCGTATCCCTTCTTGGTTTTGCAGTTGGCCTACGAAATCAAATACGATTTAGCAGCCGCAGCAATCCATCAAGTATTGTTAGTGGATGTGGAGGGCATCCCGGGACGTAAAGATTCACTCGAACGATATTGTCGGCACCATTCTCCACTTCTGCGTGGTCGGCATAAGGCCCCCCGGCAATGGCACACGCCCCCACTGCAATGACGATCTTAGGCTCTGGAACGGCCAGGAAGGTTTTCTCAAGCCCCAGGCGCATGTTCCTGCTCACAGGGCCGGTAATTAGCACTCCATCGGCGTGTCTTGGCGACGCAACAAACTGGATGCCGAAGCGGCTCAGATCCCAACCGATCGTGCCCAGAACGTTCGTATCCGCCTCACAGGCGTTGCAACCCGCGGCGCTGACCTGGCGCAGTTTCAAGGACTTGCCGAACATGCCGAGCAGCCTGTCGTCGAGTCGCGCAGCAGGGAGTGCTTCCTGCTTTCCTGGTACGACAATCAAGTCCTGGCGATTACGGGCGGCCAGGCGGTACTCATTCGTGAACGATATGGCCTGCTGCGGACAAGCGGTGGAGCATTCCGTGCAGAAGAGACACCTGCCCATGTCGATGCGGACCATGTCCGCTACAACGATGGCCTTCCCCGGGCAGACATCGCTACAGAGACGGCACCCCGTGAGACATTTCTCGGGATCGATCGACGGGCGCCCCCGAAACCTGTCCGGCAGTTCCGGGGCAGGCCCGGAGGGGTACACCATCGTCCGGTGGCCCTGCTTCAGCCTGGATACTATGACGTTCAACATATCTTTTCCTTGCTCATATCATCAGAGGTCATGCCCACAATATGACAGGTTGAAGCTCTTGTTGCACAGCGGGAAGTCGGAAATCTGCTGGTTCCTTAAAGCATAAGCCAGCCCTGGCCAGTTGTGGAATGAGGGGTCGACCACCTTGTAGCGCATAAACCGCCCGTCATCGTCAGTGATGGCGACATGGCACACCTCACCCCGCCACCCCTCATCCAGGGACACAGCAATGCGGTTTGGCAAGAGCGATCCGGCCCTGTTCAGTATGTCGCCCGAGGGAATGGTATGTAGTTGTTCCCGGATGAACTGGATGGAGTGCTGTATTTCCAGCCAACGGACGTACGCGCGACCAAACACGTCCCCCGTATCGTAAGTGGATACGGGGATATGGGTGAAACGGAACACCCCTGATGGCTGGTCATTGCGGGTGTCAACTTCCACCCCGGCGGCGCGCGCGGCCGGACCGACCATTCCAAGATCAAGTGCCACTTGCTTGGGCAGCCGGCCGATATTCTCGAATCGAGCCATGGCCGAGGGCGTGTCCCAAAGAAGCTCGATGGCAACGGTGGCGTCTTTCTCAGCCGCATCAAGCTGGCGGAGCAGCTTCTCCACTCGCGCGTCGTCCATGTCGAAACCGACTCCCCCGGGGCATACCATACCACGACCGAACCTGTTGCCGCACAGGAGCGCGGTCATGTTGAGGAAGTCGCCGCGTATGCGGCCGCAATAGCTCATGGTGGGCAGAAAACCGATATCGCCCGCCAGCGCGCCCAGATCCCCCACATGGTTGGCCATACGTTCAAGTTCCAAGGCAATTCCTCGAAGCGTTTGAGCCCGGGCCGTCTTGCGGCACTTGGATAAAGCCTCGATCACCCGGCAGTAGGCGGTCGTGTGGGCGATGGTCGTATCGCCCGCCAGTGTCTCAGCATAATGGATTGAGCGCGCATCAGGACCGCCGATCAAGGCCCCTTCGACCCCGCGATGCTGGAAGCCCAGTGCTATTTCCAGATGAAATACAAGCTCTCCATGACACTGGAAGCGGAAGTGTCCCGGTTCTATGATCCCGGCGTGCACCGGGCCAACGGCGACCTCATGCACCTCGTCCCCTTCCACCCGGTAGAAATCGCAGACACCCGGCAGGATCGGCTCTCCCGCAGGCCTGTCCCAGGCATCCCGTCCGGTCCAGGACTCATGATACCGGACGGGCTTGAACCAGGGATGCCCCACTGGCTTAATCCCATACTGTTCAGCAATCTCGCGTTCGAAGAGATGCACTTGCGGGCAGCGGTTTGTCAGCGATGGATACTGCCCACCGTGTATCTCGGTCCGAACGATATGTAGCCTGCTGAGCTGCGTGTTCACCAGGACGGCGAACAACTGCGTGACTCCCCGCTGCCGAGCGGGAGCGGCGAACAATGAAGCCACCCGCTGCCCCACGTCCACCGCGTCGGCAACTACCGTCTGAAAGGCGTCTGGGGCCAGAAGAGCGATAGCGTCTAGTTCGACGGACTGCCCATTGACCAAGGTAACCATCCGGAGCTTTTCGTGGTTCATGGTCATACCTTCAAGAAACGAACGGCGTCGTTCAGCAGAGCGGTGAGGGTTGCGGGAATATAAAGCCCCAGGGCCAGCACGAGCATCATCAAAAGAACGGCTGGAACCGTGGTGAGCAGACCTTCGCGGTATGGGCTCTTATTGACGGCGGCAGGAGCTCGCCCTTGTACGACCCGAAGGACAGTTGCCCCCATGCCGATGAACACCACGAGAAGAAGAAGCAGGAAAAAGCCTCCCGTGGCGTAGTGCCCACCGTCAAAAGCACCGTTCAGGATGGAGAACTCGCTGACAAAAGGGCCGAACGGGGGAGACCCGGTTACCGCGAGGAAGCCCGCCAGAAACAATCCGCCCGAAAGCGGCAGCCGGTGAATGGCGCCATGCACCTGGTCGGTGTTCTTGCTGGCATACGCCCGGTGGATGTTCCCGGCAGAGAGGAATAACACTCCCTTGGTCAGGCCGTTGGTGACCACGTGCAGCAACGTGCCGAACAGGGCCGGGCCGCCGATGCCCAGTCCAATGGCCAAGATGCCCATGTGTTCGACACTGGAATAGGCCAGCATCCTTTTGAAGTCTCGCTGGCCGACCATGAACAGCCCGGCCACGATCATGGAGAGGAATCCCACTACGAGCAGGAGCCGCGAGATGTAGGCTCCCTCGCCTGCGGCCAGGCAGATATGATACACGCGAAGCAGGGCGAAGAAAGCGCAGCTCGTGACCCCGCCGGCAAAAATCGCTCCCACCACCCCCGGCGCTTCTCCGTATGCGTCCGGCTTCCAGGTGTGCATGGGCGCCAGCCCCATCTTGGTCCCATAACCCACCAGCAGCAGCACGAACGCAGCATGCAGCCAGGACTTGGAGAGCATGGGAGCGTTGCGGACCATTCCCTCGATACTCAACGTGGGCTCAATTCCCTGATGCAGAGAGGCATAAGCCAAGAAAAAGGTGCCCAGAAGCGCGAGGGCGATACCCACTGAGCCTATCAGGAGATACTTCCAGGTCGCCTCGATGCTTTGCGGCGTGCGATTGAAATAGATGAGCGGGGCCGTGGTAAGGGTCATGGTTTCGATGCCCACCCACATGAGTCCCAGGTGCTGCGACAACAGCACCATGGTCATGATGCCCAGAAAGGATATCAGGCAGACGCAGAAGACGCGGTTTGCTTGGTTGTGGCGGTAGTGCAGAACTCCGACGGCGTAAAAGGAGCACAATAGGTAAAGAACGCTGACCAGCGGGAGTATTACTCGACCAATGGGGTCGAGGTACAACCAGGATGACCCGGCCGACACTTCGGGGCGAGC
This window contains:
- a CDS encoding transposase produces the protein MKRGPYAKAATSNAELLERIRTLKADHPFWGYRRIWAHLRYVDEWSVGKNRVHRLMKEHCLTVRSSLLFKAKRKPTGH
- a CDS encoding transposase is translated as MVVLEGLRGRPIGELINYHGISQSQYYQWRDRFLGNAYRVFETASLDKRTQRLELENANLKGLVGELTLELKKTDGWP
- a CDS encoding tyrosine-type recombinase/integrase, translating into MTDHLVEYRCKPVTCHRRSFRTACKAAGITYDVITYDIRHLYATTLLSRGGDLAAVSKQTGHSSTVMTANVYYQEMAGEKKRVAELLASADTSF
- a CDS encoding 4Fe-4S dicluster domain-containing protein → MLNVIVSRLKQGHRTMVYPSGPAPELPDRFRGRPSIDPEKCLTGCRLCSDVCPGKAIVVADMVRIDMGRCLFCTECSTACPQQAISFTNEYRLAARNRQDLIVVPGKQEALPAARLDDRLLGMFGKSLKLRQVSAAGCNACEADTNVLGTIGWDLSRFGIQFVASPRHADGVLITGPVSRNMRLGLEKTFLAVPEPKIVIAVGACAIAGGPYADHAEVENGADNIVRVNLYVPGCPPHPLTILDGLLRLLNRI
- a CDS encoding NADH-quinone oxidoreductase subunit C gives rise to the protein MNHEKLRMVTLVNGQSVELDAIALLAPDAFQTVVADAVDVGQRVASLFAAPARQRGVTQLFAVLVNTQLSRLHIVRTEIHGGQYPSLTNRCPQVHLFEREIAEQYGIKPVGHPWFKPVRYHESWTGRDAWDRPAGEPILPGVCDFYRVEGDEVHEVAVGPVHAGIIEPGHFRFQCHGELVFHLEIALGFQHRGVEGALIGGPDARSIHYAETLAGDTTIAHTTAYCRVIEALSKCRKTARAQTLRGIALELERMANHVGDLGALAGDIGFLPTMSYCGRIRGDFLNMTALLCGNRFGRGMVCPGGVGFDMDDARVEKLLRQLDAAEKDATVAIELLWDTPSAMARFENIGRLPKQVALDLGMVGPAARAAGVEVDTRNDQPSGVFRFTHIPVSTYDTGDVFGRAYVRWLEIQHSIQFIREQLHTIPSGDILNRAGSLLPNRIAVSLDEGWRGEVCHVAITDDDGRFMRYKVVDPSFHNWPGLAYALRNQQISDFPLCNKSFNLSYCGHDL
- a CDS encoding hydrogenase, with protein sequence MEFALIATPLLLAALSALIPSNRLRPWLLPVAGVVHSVMTAFLMARPEVSAGSSWLYLDPIGRVILPLVSVLYLLCSFYAVGVLHYRHNQANRVFCVCLISFLGIMTMVLLSQHLGLMWVGIETMTLTTAPLIYFNRTPQSIEATWKYLLIGSVGIALALLGTFFLAYASLHQGIEPTLSIEGMVRNAPMLSKSWLHAAFVLLLVGYGTKMGLAPMHTWKPDAYGEAPGVVGAIFAGGVTSCAFFALLRVYHICLAAGEGAYISRLLLVVGFLSMIVAGLFMVGQRDFKRMLAYSSVEHMGILAIGLGIGGPALFGTLLHVVTNGLTKGVLFLSAGNIHRAYASKNTDQVHGAIHRLPLSGGLFLAGFLAVTGSPPFGPFVSEFSILNGAFDGGHYATGGFFLLLLLVVFIGMGATVLRVVQGRAPAAVNKSPYREGLLTTVPAVLLMMLVLALGLYIPATLTALLNDAVRFLKV